Within Gemmatimonadota bacterium, the genomic segment GATGAGCGTGGCCTGTGGCGCCGGCAGCGGGTCGGGGGCGACGACGCCGATGTTCGCCGCACCGGCGAACCCGTACGCCTTCGCCAGGAGGTTGAGCACCGACGGGATCACCGCCGCGCCCGCCGCGACGCCGACGATGAGCGCGATCTGCTGCCGCATCGGCGACGCGCCGACGAGCTGGCCCGTCTTCAGGTCCTGCAGGTTGTCGTTCGAGATCGTCGCGCAGGCGAAGACGATCGACGTCACGAAGAGCGAGAACGCGACGAGCGCCGGCGCGGACTCCGGTGTGGCGGGCACGACCATCGCGACGAGCGTCGCGCAGGCGACGATGGAGAGGATCCCGACGCCCGAGATCGGCGAGTTGGAGGCGCCGATGAGGCCCGCCATGTACCCGCAGATCCCGGCGATGAGGAATCCGACGAGCAGCACGAACGGCGCCGCGACGAGCGTGAGCGAGAGCGCGCTCGAGGCGAGCACGGTCGAGCGGGCGAAGCTCCACGCGAGCCAGGCCGCGATCGCGATGCAGACGGCGGTGAGCGCGATGATCCACGGTGGCGAGATGTCCCGTTCGCGGTCGTCCACCGCGGCCGCGGCGCGCGACGGGGAGAGCGTCGCGACGAGGCCACCGAGCACCGGCTTGGCCAGACGAGCCAACGTATAGATGGACGCCACCGCGATGGCGCCCGCCCCGATGAACCGCACCTGCGTGCGCCAGATCGTTCCGGTGTGCGCGGCGAGCTCGACGCCCTCCGCGATCGGCGTGATGGAGGTGAGCCACGGCACGGCGATGCCCCAGGCGATGACGAGGCCGCTGAGCATCGCGAGCCCGACCGAGATGCCGACGAGGTGTCCGGCGCCGAGCAGGGCGAGCGACCAGGCGAAGCTGTACCCGCTCGACGCGGTGGCGCCGACGTTGAAGTAGCCGGCGAGCTCGACGGCCGCGATGCGCGTCGCGCCGACCACCGCGAGGCCCGCCGATGCGACAGAGCCCATGACCACCGCCCGCAGCCCTTCCTTCGCCTCGCCCACATCGCTCCCCGCCTCGGCGCGCGCACCGGACCCGACCTTGAGCACCTCCGCCGCGGCGACGCCCTCGGGGTACGGCAGGTCCGAGTTGGTGACGAGTGCGCGGCGCAGGGGGATCGTGAAGAGCACGCCGAGCACGCCGCCGCTGAGGCAGATGAGGAACGACTCCCAGAAGGGGAAGCCGGTCCACCAGCCGACGATCACGAGGCCGGGCAGCACGAAGATGATCGCCGAGAGCGTCCCCGCCGCGGAGGCGACCGTCTGGACGATGTTGTTCTCGAGGATCGACGAGTCCTTCACCGCACTCAGGATGGCCATCGAGATGACGGCCGCCGGGA encodes:
- a CDS encoding oligopeptide transporter, OPT family — its product is MAPKELTIRGLVLGVLLTFVFTAANVYLGLKVGLTFASSIPAAVISMAILSAVKDSSILENNIVQTVASAAGTLSAIIFVLPGLVIVGWWTGFPFWESFLICLSGGVLGVLFTIPLRRALVTNSDLPYPEGVAAAEVLKVGSGARAEAGSDVGEAKEGLRAVVMGSVASAGLAVVGATRIAAVELAGYFNVGATASSGYSFAWSLALLGAGHLVGISVGLAMLSGLVIAWGIAVPWLTSITPIAEGVELAAHTGTIWRTQVRFIGAGAIAVASIYTLARLAKPVLGGLVATLSPSRAAAAVDDRERDISPPWIIALTAVCIAIAAWLAWSFARSTVLASSALSLTLVAAPFVLLVGFLIAGICGYMAGLIGASNSPISGVGILSIVACATLVAMVVPATPESAPALVAFSLFVTSIVFACATISNDNLQDLKTGQLVGASPMRQQIALIVGVAAGAAVIPSVLNLLAKAYGFAGAANIGVVAPDPLPAPQATLISALAQGVIGGTLQWDMIGIGAALGVGLILLDALLGAMKALRIPPLAVGLGIYLPMSATFAVVVGALVSRWYEGRTRTVRDPARAERLGTLVASGLIVGESLWGVLNAGLIVAFSSDAPIALVGHDFALAPWLGIAGFAGAIIWLYGWMLRRSEAA